A single Nisaea sp. DNA region contains:
- a CDS encoding beta-ketoacyl-ACP synthase III has product MTLKKSLLVGCGSYLPQRIMTNDELSKTVDTSDEWITKRTGIKQRHIAAEGETTSDLAVNAARGALERAGMTVADIDLIIVATTTPDDTFPSTATKVQAKLGMEHGAAFDIQAVCAGFIYALATADNFIKTGQARAVLVIGAETFSRILDWEDRTTCVLFGDGAGAIVLRAAEGDEAESDFGVMSTHLHSDGRHRDVLYVDGGPSSSQTVGHVRMAGQEVFRHAVSKLSGVIDEALLANGLDSSSVDWLIPHQANSRIIKSMAQKMKLPEEKVVSTIARHANTSAASVPLALTEAVADGRVKNGDLVLFEAIGGGLVWGAGLVRIGTP; this is encoded by the coding sequence ATGACCCTGAAAAAGTCTCTGCTTGTCGGCTGCGGCTCATATTTGCCGCAGCGGATCATGACGAATGACGAACTCTCCAAGACCGTTGATACCTCTGATGAGTGGATCACGAAGCGGACAGGGATCAAGCAGCGCCATATTGCGGCGGAGGGTGAAACCACTTCCGATCTCGCGGTGAACGCGGCGCGGGGCGCGCTTGAGCGCGCAGGGATGACCGTCGCTGATATCGATCTGATCATTGTCGCCACGACAACACCGGACGATACCTTCCCGTCCACTGCTACGAAGGTGCAGGCCAAGCTCGGTATGGAGCATGGCGCGGCCTTCGATATTCAAGCGGTATGTGCAGGATTTATCTACGCGCTGGCGACTGCCGACAACTTCATCAAGACCGGACAGGCGCGCGCGGTGCTCGTCATCGGTGCTGAAACCTTCAGCCGTATTCTTGATTGGGAGGACCGCACAACCTGCGTTCTCTTCGGAGACGGCGCCGGCGCCATTGTACTGCGCGCGGCAGAAGGCGATGAGGCGGAAAGTGACTTTGGTGTGATGTCGACGCATCTGCACTCAGATGGCAGACACCGGGACGTTCTCTATGTCGACGGCGGACCGTCGTCGAGCCAGACGGTCGGTCATGTTCGCATGGCAGGGCAGGAAGTGTTCCGGCATGCAGTATCGAAGCTGTCTGGCGTGATCGATGAGGCGCTGTTGGCTAACGGTCTGGATTCCTCATCTGTCGACTGGTTGATTCCGCACCAGGCGAACAGCCGTATTATCAAGAGCATGGCGCAGAAGATGAAATTGCCGGAAGAGAAGGTTGTCTCGACGATCGCCCGGCACGCCAATACCTCCGCAGCCTCCGTTCCGCTCGCTTTGACGGAAGCCGTCGCCGACGGTCGCGTGAAAAATGGCGATCTCGTGCTGTTTGAAGCAATCGGCGGGGGGCTCGTATGGGGCGCGGGGCTGGTCCGAATCGGCACTCCCTGA
- a CDS encoding integration host factor subunit alpha: MTGKTVTRAQLSEAVYQEVGLSRNESAELVESVLEEIAQSLSRDEVVKISSFGSFLVRQKGERIGRNPKTGEEVPILPRKVLVFRPSHVLKNRINEGLGGDAG; encoded by the coding sequence ATGACTGGTAAGACAGTTACACGGGCTCAACTGAGCGAGGCAGTGTACCAGGAAGTCGGTCTTTCTCGTAATGAGTCTGCCGAGCTGGTTGAATCTGTGCTCGAGGAAATCGCGCAATCCTTGTCTCGCGACGAGGTGGTCAAGATCTCATCATTTGGTAGCTTTCTGGTTCGCCAGAAGGGGGAGCGCATCGGTCGAAATCCAAAGACCGGTGAGGAAGTTCCGATCCTGCCGCGTAAAGTCCTGGTCTTCAGGCCGTCTCACGTCCTCAAGAATCGGATCAACGAAGGGCTTGGCGGAGACGCCGGGTGA